A single Gammaproteobacteria bacterium DNA region contains:
- a CDS encoding 6-bladed beta-propeller: protein MRTTPRKAKQAPGDRPLHPRSRIGGLVSAATAALLIACGPDARSSDRMLDTVVETIGDTGVVRTLAGSVWVEEATLVPEITIGMLDGPEEYLFGRIGSVAVNDDGTVYVLDRLEQHVRVFDSLGVYLETLGRRGEGPGEFSSAEAIAALPGGRLAVRDPENQRVTVFGPGPGETALWRYSASAETRAPLYTDARGRTLLLASDPTPGRALVMQIIVLGLDGTPLDTLPEPSNDYQPPFVRAEAPGLSLSYGVPFTPRFLWTVHPSGHFLTGLSSDYRIDLARNDGVLRIERSRDPVPASTAERAYQRERIVGSIRRLLPGWEWDGPAIPSHKPFFRELLAGRDGRIWVRLWTEGRPVDNVDHDPGDPGSLSIIWEEEARYDVFEPDGTYLGVVVTPDEFSSFPAPVFDGDRVWAVTADELGVERVVRYRIQTGRL, encoded by the coding sequence ATGCGAACGACCCCCAGGAAAGCGAAGCAGGCCCCAGGCGATCGGCCACTTCACCCGCGCTCGCGTATCGGAGGACTGGTTTCAGCGGCAACCGCCGCTCTCCTCATCGCCTGCGGACCCGACGCGCGCTCCTCCGACCGGATGCTCGACACCGTCGTGGAAACCATCGGCGATACCGGGGTTGTTCGCACGCTGGCCGGAAGCGTCTGGGTCGAGGAGGCGACGCTCGTGCCGGAGATCACGATCGGCATGCTCGACGGGCCCGAGGAGTATCTCTTCGGGCGCATCGGGTCGGTCGCCGTGAACGACGACGGCACGGTATACGTCTTGGACCGGCTGGAGCAGCATGTCCGCGTCTTCGACTCGCTCGGAGTCTATCTCGAAACCCTGGGACGCCGGGGTGAGGGCCCCGGCGAGTTCAGCAGCGCCGAGGCGATTGCTGCGTTGCCCGGCGGACGCCTCGCTGTGCGCGACCCCGAGAACCAGCGCGTCACGGTATTCGGTCCCGGCCCGGGGGAGACGGCCCTGTGGAGGTATTCGGCCAGTGCCGAAACCAGGGCACCGCTCTACACCGATGCCCGCGGCCGGACTCTACTACTCGCCAGCGATCCGACACCCGGGCGTGCGCTTGTCATGCAGATCATCGTTCTGGGTCTGGACGGGACGCCTCTCGACACGCTTCCGGAACCGTCGAACGACTACCAACCGCCCTTCGTGAGAGCTGAGGCTCCCGGGCTGTCGTTGAGTTACGGCGTCCCCTTCACTCCGCGGTTTCTCTGGACCGTCCACCCGAGCGGCCACTTCCTCACCGGCCTCTCCTCCGACTACCGAATCGACCTCGCCCGCAACGACGGCGTACTCCGGATCGAGCGCAGCCGGGACCCGGTCCCCGCGTCGACCGCGGAGCGGGCCTACCAGCGCGAACGCATCGTCGGGAGCATACGCCGGTTACTCCCGGGCTGGGAGTGGGACGGTCCGGCGATTCCGAGTCACAAACCGTTCTTCCGGGAGCTGCTGGCCGGCCGGGACGGGCGCATCTGGGTGCGGCTGTGGACCGAGGGACGACCGGTGGACAACGTGGATCACGATCCCGGCGATCCCGGGTCGCTTTCGATAATCTGGGAGGAAGAGGCCCGGTACGATGTCTTCGAGCCGGACGGGACCTATCTGGGCGTCGTTGTGACACCGGACGAGTTTTCCAGCTTCCCGGCCCCGGTATTCGACGGCGACCGTGTGTGGGCAGTGACGGCGGACGAGCTGGGAGTGGAACGGGTCGTGCGGTACCGGATCCAGACGGGGCGCCTGTGA
- a CDS encoding site-specific integrase: protein MARTKRSRRSYGAGEWGRNRVRVFPDPKTGIFQIEWRENGRRLTRSLKHRDWRRAKRQADQFAAGFIDAPNGKAEAESEPLTLEKLFDIYGEEVTPAKGRHTRLHDRAAMAMFLACFGRDRKPGTLSQRDWDRFIRLRRAGKVGPSGEPVSDRTVERDLRFLLAVLNWAGRSRDEEGRLLLEANPLRGLKPPREKNPTRVLLAAAEYEALLEASREMDWRFRVALVLAHETGHRIGAIRQLRWSDIGLGTGVIRWRGEHEKTGYEHRTPLTDEALAVLDEARRRNPGIGNAPLLPAPKNPTKCMHRCLVAKWWRKAEALAGLEPKRGRGWHSLRRKFASDLMDQPLKVLCELGGWKTAQTVLQCYQRADEDKLRKALAERGRMAS from the coding sequence ATGGCACGCACGAAACGAAGCCGCCGGAGCTACGGCGCCGGCGAATGGGGCCGGAACCGGGTAAGGGTGTTCCCCGATCCCAAGACCGGCATCTTCCAGATCGAGTGGCGCGAGAACGGGCGCAGGCTCACCCGGTCGCTGAAACACCGCGACTGGCGGCGCGCGAAGAGGCAGGCAGATCAGTTCGCCGCCGGGTTCATCGACGCGCCGAACGGCAAGGCCGAAGCGGAGTCCGAGCCGCTCACGCTGGAAAAGCTGTTTGACATCTACGGTGAGGAGGTGACGCCCGCGAAGGGCAGGCACACCCGGCTGCACGACAGGGCCGCCATGGCGATGTTCCTCGCGTGCTTCGGCAGGGACCGGAAGCCGGGAACGCTCTCGCAGCGCGACTGGGACCGGTTCATCCGGTTGCGGCGCGCGGGGAAGGTCGGTCCGAGCGGCGAGCCCGTGTCCGACCGGACGGTCGAGCGGGACCTGAGGTTCCTGCTCGCGGTCCTCAACTGGGCCGGGCGGTCGAGGGACGAGGAGGGAAGGCTCCTCCTCGAAGCCAATCCCCTGAGGGGCCTCAAGCCGCCCAGGGAGAAGAACCCGACTCGGGTGCTGCTCGCCGCCGCTGAGTACGAAGCCCTGTTGGAGGCGTCGCGGGAGATGGACTGGCGCTTCCGCGTCGCGCTGGTCCTGGCGCACGAGACGGGGCACCGCATCGGCGCGATCCGCCAACTCAGGTGGTCGGACATCGGCCTCGGAACCGGGGTCATTCGGTGGCGCGGCGAACATGAGAAGACGGGCTACGAGCACCGGACCCCGTTGACCGACGAGGCGCTCGCCGTCCTCGACGAGGCGCGGAGGCGGAACCCGGGGATCGGAAACGCTCCGCTGCTGCCCGCGCCGAAGAACCCCACGAAGTGCATGCACCGATGCCTGGTCGCCAAGTGGTGGAGGAAGGCCGAGGCGCTCGCCGGGCTGGAACCGAAGCGGGGGCGCGGCTGGCATTCGCTGAGGCGCAAGTTCGCTAGCGACCTCATGGACCAGCCCCTCAAGGTGCTCTGCGAGCTGGGCGGCTGGAAGACGGCCCAGACGGTGCTTCAGTGTTATCAGCGGGCCGACGAGGACAAGCTCAGGAAAGCCCTCGCGGAGCGCGGGCGCATGGCCTCCTAG
- a CDS encoding Hsp20/alpha crystallin family protein has translation MTTIARYRSLSPSQVLRAFNAALPSGPAFPFGAFINTDWVPPVDVAETADSILVTAELPGVSSDDVEIQVEENVLTIRGEKHEEREEEDTERHMHISERITGSFSRSFTLPRKVDIEGINADFGEGVLKVSVPKAPETRARRIEVKARA, from the coding sequence ATGACGACCATCGCCAGGTATCGTTCGCTTTCGCCCTCGCAGGTGCTGCGGGCCTTCAACGCCGCTCTTCCGAGTGGCCCGGCCTTTCCCTTCGGGGCCTTCATCAACACGGACTGGGTGCCCCCGGTCGACGTCGCGGAGACTGCGGACTCGATCCTCGTGACCGCGGAACTCCCGGGCGTCTCGTCCGACGACGTCGAGATCCAGGTCGAGGAGAACGTGCTCACGATCCGGGGCGAGAAGCATGAGGAGCGCGAGGAGGAGGACACCGAGCGCCACATGCACATCTCCGAGCGGATCACGGGGAGCTTCAGCCGCTCCTTCACCCTGCCGCGCAAGGTGGACATCGAGGGCATCAACGCCGACTTCGGCGAGGGGGTGCTGAAGGTCAGCGTCCCGAAGGCGCCCGAGACTCGCGCCCGCAGGATCGAGGTGAAGGCGCGCGCCTGA
- the trpS gene encoding tryptophan--tRNA ligase, whose amino-acid sequence MTHASTRPPPGSRVFSGMQPSGEAHLGNYLGALRQWAAMQDDYDCIYCIVDQHAITGRYDAAALPGAVFDLAISFLASGLDPERSIIFVQSDVPEHTELSWLFNSVAPIGDLERMIQFKEKSERMESVPVGLLNYPVLQAADILIYRADVVPVGEDQRQHLELTRDIARKWNARFGDYLPEPQAYIPRAGRIVGLDGRSKMSKSLGNTVGILDEPDEIRRRVRTAVTDPARIRKTDPGRPEVCNVYSLHEHFADDERLDDIAHQCRTAQRGCVQCKGMLAEEIDEAFAPMREVAAHYRAHPEEVRRILDDGARRAGAIARETMAEVRSRMGLDWKRTARALTEETES is encoded by the coding sequence ATGACCCACGCCAGCACCCGGCCCCCGCCGGGATCGCGCGTCTTCAGCGGAATGCAGCCCAGCGGCGAAGCCCACCTCGGCAACTACCTGGGTGCGCTGCGCCAATGGGCCGCCATGCAGGACGACTACGACTGCATCTACTGCATCGTGGACCAGCACGCCATCACGGGGCGCTACGATGCCGCGGCGCTTCCCGGGGCGGTCTTCGATCTCGCGATCAGCTTTCTGGCCTCGGGGCTCGATCCCGAGCGCTCCATCATCTTCGTGCAGTCCGACGTCCCCGAGCACACCGAGCTGAGCTGGCTCTTCAACTCGGTGGCGCCCATCGGCGACCTGGAGCGCATGATCCAGTTCAAGGAGAAGTCCGAGCGCATGGAGTCGGTGCCGGTCGGCCTCCTCAACTACCCCGTGCTGCAGGCCGCGGACATCCTCATCTACCGCGCCGACGTGGTGCCCGTGGGGGAGGACCAGCGCCAGCACCTCGAGCTGACCCGGGACATCGCGCGCAAGTGGAACGCCCGCTTCGGCGACTACCTGCCGGAGCCCCAGGCCTACATACCGCGCGCGGGCCGCATCGTGGGGCTGGACGGCCGCTCCAAGATGAGCAAGTCGCTCGGCAACACGGTCGGCATCCTCGACGAACCCGACGAGATCCGCAGGCGCGTGCGCACGGCGGTGACCGACCCGGCGCGCATCCGCAAGACCGACCCCGGCCGCCCCGAGGTCTGCAACGTCTATTCGCTGCACGAACATTTCGCGGACGACGAGCGCCTCGACGACATCGCCCACCAGTGCCGCACGGCGCAGCGCGGCTGCGTCCAGTGCAAGGGCATGCTGGCCGAAGAGATCGACGAGGCCTTCGCCCCCATGCGGGAAGTCGCCGCGCACTATCGCGCGCACCCCGAGGAGGTGCGGCGGATTCTCGACGATGGAGCGCGGAGGGCCGGGGCCATCGCCCGGGAAACCATGGCGGAGGTGCGGTCGCGCATGGGGCTCGACTGGAAGCGCACCGCCCGAGCATTGACGGAGGAAACGGAGTCATGA
- a CDS encoding dihydrodipicolinate synthase family protein: MNLAGVFIPAVTPFDPVTGDVDVVAMRANLRSWLAHPVHGIVIAGSTGEAVLLSRGERRRLIEAAAGVMSDDRLLIAGTGVESTRGTIRLGREAADAGADAVLVQPPAYYLGAMTPEAVRDHYTAVADASPVPVLIYQAPLRFSTLDFPSGLVAELSRHPNIVGIKDSRGSLEKVAELLDCTGRDFAVIVGNGAGLYAALELGAAGGILGVANLAPAESAGIFQRFAEGRTSEAGRLQERVAPVHKKLVAGFGVPGVKAGLDLLGGHGGAPRPPLRPLPAGKVGATEAVLRRAGLLRPERALSGSASA; the protein is encoded by the coding sequence ATGAACCTGGCCGGAGTCTTCATCCCCGCGGTTACGCCCTTCGACCCCGTGACCGGAGACGTGGACGTTGTCGCGATGCGCGCCAACCTGCGGAGCTGGCTGGCGCATCCGGTGCACGGAATCGTCATCGCCGGATCCACCGGAGAGGCGGTGCTGCTCAGCCGCGGTGAGCGCAGGCGCCTCATCGAGGCGGCGGCCGGCGTCATGAGCGACGACCGCCTGCTGATCGCCGGGACGGGGGTGGAGTCCACACGCGGCACCATCAGGCTCGGCCGGGAGGCCGCCGACGCCGGCGCCGACGCCGTGCTGGTGCAGCCCCCCGCGTATTACCTGGGCGCGATGACGCCGGAGGCCGTGCGCGACCACTACACCGCGGTGGCCGACGCTTCCCCGGTGCCGGTTCTCATCTACCAGGCGCCGCTGCGCTTCAGCACCCTCGACTTCCCCTCCGGGCTGGTGGCCGAACTCTCCCGGCATCCCAACATCGTCGGGATCAAGGATTCACGGGGAAGCCTGGAGAAGGTCGCCGAACTGCTGGACTGCACCGGGCGCGACTTCGCGGTGATCGTCGGCAACGGCGCAGGGCTGTATGCCGCCCTGGAGCTGGGCGCGGCGGGCGGGATTCTGGGAGTCGCCAACCTGGCTCCCGCCGAGAGCGCCGGGATCTTCCAGCGCTTCGCGGAAGGGCGCACCAGCGAGGCGGGCCGTCTCCAGGAGCGGGTCGCGCCGGTCCACAAGAAGTTGGTGGCGGGATTCGGGGTGCCGGGGGTGAAGGCCGGGCTGGATCTGCTGGGAGGGCATGGCGGAGCGCCCCGCCCGCCGCTCAGGCCGCTCCCGGCCGGCAAGGTCGGGGCGACGGAGGCCGTTCTGCGCCGGGCCGGGCTGCTCCGGCCGGAGCGCGCGCTTTCCGGTTCCGCCTCCGCATGA